From a region of the bacterium genome:
- the ispH gene encoding 4-hydroxy-3-methylbut-2-enyl diphosphate reductase, which yields MSAEKIICARSAGFCFGVERAIKLANQAARDNIKVYTLGPLIHNPQEVARLGKKGIVPINDFKKIGNNLVIIRSHGISPEGWGEIKKRKLKFIDTTCPFVLKAQKLAKELEEEGYFVIVVGEKNHPEIKNIIGYAKGKAVAVGDLKDLKTIPPGEKRIGVISQTTQTLETFIKVINALLLTYRELKIYNTICQATTERQKEAEMIAKKVDIMLVIGGRNSANTTHLADICRNAGARVYHIEIEDEIKKSWFKGNERIGITAGASTPDWVIKGVVKKLKNYF from the coding sequence ATGAGTGCTGAAAAAATTATATGCGCCAGGAGCGCGGGATTTTGTTTTGGAGTGGAAAGGGCTATAAAATTAGCGAACCAGGCCGCAAGAGATAATATTAAAGTTTATACACTGGGGCCCTTGATACATAATCCGCAGGAGGTCGCGAGGTTAGGGAAAAAAGGTATTGTTCCGATTAATGATTTTAAAAAAATCGGCAATAATCTTGTGATAATCCGTTCCCACGGCATATCGCCTGAAGGATGGGGGGAAATAAAAAAGAGAAAACTGAAATTTATTGATACAACGTGTCCGTTTGTTTTAAAAGCGCAAAAATTGGCTAAAGAATTAGAGGAAGAAGGATATTTTGTTATTGTTGTCGGTGAAAAAAACCATCCTGAAATAAAAAACATAATCGGATATGCTAAAGGTAAGGCTGTCGCGGTAGGGGATTTAAAGGATTTAAAAACTATCCCTCCCGGGGAAAAAAGAATTGGCGTAATATCACAGACCACGCAAACTTTAGAAACATTTATTAAAGTAATAAACGCGCTTTTATTAACATATCGCGAGTTAAAGATATATAATACAATATGCCAGGCAACGACTGAACGCCAGAAAGAAGCGGAGATGATTGCCAAAAAAGTAGACATAATGCTTGTAATTGGCGGACGAAACAGTGCTAATACAACACATCTCGCGGATATTTGCAGAAATGCAGGTGCCAGGGTGTATCATATAGAGATAGAGGATGAAATAAAAAAAAGCTGGTTTAAAGGTAATGAAAGAATAGGAATTACAGCAGGTGCTTCAACACCCGATTGGGTTATTAAAGGTGTGGTTAAAAAGCTAAAAAATTATTTTTGA
- a CDS encoding 30S ribosomal protein S1, whose amino-acid sequence MERGRKTAKKIEKEGVDTAMQEKNGLQGGVIDSDNLDLEQAYYSSMASLKEGNIIKGKVVKIKSEEVIVDINYKSEGVVPKAEFIDREGKLTVKEGDEVNVFLEKMENKNGLVVLSREKAAYMVTWDKIVDSYENQKIVEGKVIKQIKGGFEVDIGVKAFLPASQLDVRPVSRMEEVVGKVFPMRIIKINRVLNNIVLSRRIVLEEDRESKREEIISTLEEGQIREGIVKNITAFGAFVDLGGMDGLLHITDMSWGKIKHPSEKVSLGQKIEVKIISFDREKNKISLGLKQKTSDPWEMIGQKYQTGQVVNGKVTNLMDYGAFVEIEEGIEGLIHNSDMSWVKRITNPSQILKTGQITPVVILSIDKENRRLSLGLKQTQPNPWETIDRKYPIGSRVNCKVSNITDFGVFVELEEGVEGLVYITDISWTKKINHPSEIYNAGQQVEALVLNIDKGKEKISLGVKQLSEDPLSEFEKTNKEKQVFNINVKELTSSGYVVELENGFSGFLSFSEVLDGLIKKDKSELLGKTLEAKVVKVDLVTRQIILSQKAFAKEEEARIIEEYNKNQGALEITLAEAVKKSLKKKRTKKVINPSSAEEKKSKKTKKEEIEQSEEVSDVSNN is encoded by the coding sequence ATGGAACGAGGCAGAAAAACGGCAAAGAAAATTGAAAAGGAAGGTGTTGATACGGCGATGCAGGAAAAAAACGGTTTGCAGGGAGGTGTAATAGACAGCGATAATTTAGATCTGGAACAGGCGTATTATTCATCTATGGCATCTTTGAAAGAAGGAAATATAATCAAGGGGAAGGTCGTAAAGATTAAAAGTGAAGAAGTGATTGTTGATATTAATTATAAATCGGAAGGGGTTGTTCCTAAAGCTGAATTTATTGACCGTGAAGGCAAGCTTACGGTAAAAGAAGGGGATGAAGTAAATGTGTTTCTGGAGAAGATGGAAAATAAAAACGGGTTAGTTGTTCTTTCGAGGGAAAAAGCCGCGTATATGGTTACATGGGACAAGATTGTTGATTCTTATGAAAATCAGAAAATAGTGGAAGGAAAGGTCATTAAACAGATAAAAGGCGGTTTTGAAGTTGATATCGGGGTCAAGGCCTTTCTTCCGGCATCCCAGCTTGATGTCCGGCCCGTTTCTCGTATGGAAGAAGTTGTCGGGAAAGTTTTTCCAATGAGAATAATAAAGATTAACAGGGTGTTGAATAATATAGTTCTTTCCCGGAGAATAGTTCTGGAAGAGGATAGAGAATCTAAACGGGAAGAAATTATTTCTACTTTAGAGGAGGGACAGATAAGAGAAGGTATAGTTAAAAATATTACTGCTTTTGGGGCGTTTGTTGACCTGGGCGGTATGGATGGATTATTGCATATAACAGATATGTCATGGGGTAAGATTAAACATCCTTCTGAAAAGGTTTCTCTCGGCCAGAAAATAGAAGTCAAAATAATCAGTTTTGACCGCGAAAAAAATAAAATATCTTTGGGGTTGAAGCAAAAAACCTCTGACCCATGGGAAATGATCGGCCAAAAATACCAGACAGGGCAGGTTGTGAACGGTAAAGTAACAAACCTCATGGATTATGGTGCCTTTGTGGAAATAGAAGAAGGTATTGAAGGGCTTATCCATAATTCGGATATGTCATGGGTAAAAAGGATTACAAATCCATCCCAGATTTTAAAAACCGGGCAGATAACTCCTGTTGTTATTTTATCCATTGATAAAGAAAACAGGCGGTTATCGCTTGGTTTAAAACAGACCCAGCCAAATCCATGGGAAACAATAGACAGAAAATACCCGATAGGATCCAGGGTTAACTGTAAAGTTTCAAATATTACGGATTTTGGAGTGTTTGTTGAATTGGAAGAAGGGGTTGAGGGGCTGGTTTATATAACTGATATTTCTTGGACTAAAAAGATTAACCATCCCAGCGAAATTTACAATGCAGGGCAGCAGGTAGAAGCCCTGGTTTTAAATATTGATAAGGGAAAAGAAAAAATATCTTTAGGGGTCAAACAGCTTTCGGAAGATCCTCTTTCCGAATTTGAAAAAACAAATAAAGAAAAACAAGTATTTAATATTAATGTTAAAGAACTGACTTCCAGCGGTTATGTTGTTGAACTGGAAAACGGGTTTTCCGGGTTTTTGTCATTCAGCGAGGTCCTGGACGGGTTAATTAAAAAAGATAAATCTGAACTTTTGGGTAAAACATTGGAGGCAAAAGTTGTTAAAGTGGATTTAGTCACAAGGCAGATTATTTTAAGCCAGAAGGCTTTTGCCAAAGAAGAAGAAGCCAGGATAATTGAGGAATATAATAAAAACCAGGGGGCGCTGGAGATTACGCTTGCAGAAGCGGTTAAAAAATCGTTGAAGAAAAAAAGGACTAAAAAAGTTATCAACCCTTCAAGTGCGGAAGAGAAAAAGAGTAAAAAGACGAAAAAAGAAGAAATTGAACAATCAGAAGAAGTAAGTGATGTTTCAAACAATTAG
- the cysE gene encoding serine O-acetyltransferase, protein MFQTIREDIKSVFEKDPAAKNIIEVLFCYPGLHAIWFYRIAHFFYDNKFYTFARLISHLARFLTGIEIHPGAKIGRKVFIDHGMGVVVGETAEIGDNCLIYKGVVLGGVSLEKKKRHPTLGRNVVIGSNACVLGAITIGDNVKIGSNSVVVKPVPNDATVVGVPGRIIEYPKAHPLDLDHGILPDPVADVVKIILKMQEELEDRIKRMEKDHNIFSSDILTGYKKETHTWMDGGGI, encoded by the coding sequence ATGTTTCAAACAATTAGAGAAGATATTAAATCAGTTTTTGAAAAAGACCCGGCTGCTAAAAATATAATTGAAGTTCTTTTTTGTTATCCTGGATTACATGCAATTTGGTTTTATAGAATAGCCCATTTTTTCTATGATAATAAATTTTATACTTTTGCGCGTTTGATATCGCATCTGGCAAGATTTTTAACCGGTATAGAGATTCATCCCGGGGCAAAGATCGGCAGAAAAGTATTTATCGACCATGGAATGGGTGTGGTGGTCGGGGAGACAGCTGAAATAGGGGACAATTGTTTGATTTATAAAGGGGTGGTGCTTGGCGGGGTCAGTTTAGAAAAGAAAAAAAGGCACCCGACTCTCGGCAGGAATGTGGTAATTGGTTCAAATGCCTGTGTTTTGGGGGCTATTACGATAGGAGATAATGTTAAAATCGGGTCTAACTCAGTAGTCGTGAAACCGGTCCCTAATGATGCTACTGTGGTTGGTGTTCCGGGAAGAATTATTGAATACCCCAAAGCCCATCCGTTGGATTTAGACCATGGGATTCTGCCTGACCCTGTGGCTGATGTAGTAAAAATTATATTAAAAATGCAGGAAGAACTGGAAGATAGAATAAAACGTATGGAAAAGGACCACAACATATTTTCATCTGATATATTAACCGGGTATAAAAAAGAAACACATACCTGGATGGATGGCGGGGGAATTTAA
- the nifU gene encoding Fe-S cluster assembly scaffold protein NifU, whose amino-acid sequence MFEYSEKVLEHFKNPRNVGEIPDADGIGTVGNPVCGDLMTFYIKVKDNVLQDVKFKTFGCGAAIAVSSIVSELAKGKTLDEAMKLDNQMVAQELGGLPPSKLHCSNLGADALHKAIEDYKKKSAKK is encoded by the coding sequence ATGTTTGAATATAGTGAAAAAGTTTTAGAGCATTTTAAAAATCCAAGAAACGTGGGGGAGATACCGGATGCAGATGGTATAGGAACGGTAGGCAACCCGGTTTGCGGGGATTTGATGACTTTTTACATCAAAGTAAAAGATAATGTTTTGCAGGATGTGAAATTCAAGACATTCGGGTGCGGCGCGGCTATAGCAGTTTCAAGCATTGTGAGTGAGCTTGCAAAAGGTAAAACATTAGATGAAGCTATGAAATTGGACAATCAGATGGTGGCGCAGGAATTAGGGGGACTGCCTCCCAGCAAACTTCATTGCTCTAATCTTGGCGCGGATGCGTTGCATAAGGCAATAGAAGATTATAAGAAAAAATCTGCCAAAAAATAA
- a CDS encoding DUF507 family protein, which translates to MRISERKIAYLAKEISSKMYGSKGITLNVSLEVLENKISGVILENMKMEDEIDKEAKMIIEQHQKEIKDGMIDYHSFFKKVKDRLVKQKGFVV; encoded by the coding sequence ATGCGTATTTCAGAAAGAAAAATTGCTTATTTGGCAAAAGAAATCAGCTCAAAAATGTATGGCTCTAAAGGAATTACGCTGAATGTTTCTTTGGAAGTTTTAGAAAACAAGATTTCAGGGGTTATCTTGGAAAATATGAAAATGGAAGATGAAATCGATAAAGAGGCAAAAATGATTATAGAACAGCACCAGAAAGAAATTAAAGACGGGATGATTGATTACCATAGTTTTTTTAAAAAAGTAAAAGACAGGCTTGTAAAACAAAAAGGCTTTGTCGTATGA
- a CDS encoding DUF507 family protein, whose amino-acid sequence MRLSEDRIVDLSCKIAGKILDEELIYSDFDEDELIDFIKRIICNDFAIEDEIEAETKKVMNSYSRSIPEGSAEYNAVYQKIREDIAKRKNYVL is encoded by the coding sequence ATGAGATTAAGTGAAGACAGGATAGTTGACTTAAGCTGTAAAATTGCCGGTAAAATATTAGATGAAGAGCTTATTTATTCTGATTTTGATGAAGATGAGCTGATAGACTTCATTAAAAGAATAATCTGTAACGATTTTGCGATTGAAGATGAAATTGAAGCAGAGACAAAAAAAGTAATGAATTCCTATTCCCGTTCTATTCCCGAGGGCAGTGCTGAATATAATGCTGTTTACCAGAAAATAAGGGAAGATATAGCCAAACGAAAAAATTATGTTCTCTAG
- the nadC gene encoding carboxylating nicotinate-nucleotide diphosphorylase — protein sequence MFSRRTTHCFARNNAVTLPKILNSKIINKKYKEYVSLKYLSIIKSALKEDINGGDITSYYLVPKNKIVECEIRAKERGVLACLFIVRDIYSLLDKNVKILFAKKDGEKVKKGDVVALISGPAGSILKGERVSLNFLQHFSGIATLSKKYAEKIKPYNVKILDTRKTMPLYRFLEKYAVKTGGCFNHRFGLDDMILIKENHIILNNGIKNTLNMLDKNFKEKRLVEIEVKNLKELEEALFFSPDIIMLDNMKLRDIRKAREIVPVKIKLEVSGNINLKNVRKVAETGVDFISIGAITHSAKALDLSLIIK from the coding sequence ATGTTCTCTAGAAGAACTACACATTGTTTCGCCAGAAATAATGCTGTTACCCTGCCCAAGATACTTAATAGTAAAATAATAAATAAAAAATATAAAGAATATGTTTCTTTAAAATATTTATCAATCATTAAGTCTGCCTTAAAAGAAGATATTAACGGCGGGGACATAACATCCTATTATCTTGTACCTAAAAATAAGATTGTTGAATGTGAGATCAGGGCAAAAGAGCGGGGGGTTCTTGCCTGTTTATTTATTGTCAGGGATATTTATTCTCTTTTAGACAAAAATGTCAAAATATTATTTGCAAAAAAGGACGGTGAAAAAGTAAAAAAGGGAGACGTTGTCGCACTTATATCCGGGCCTGCCGGCTCTATCCTTAAGGGAGAAAGAGTGTCTTTGAATTTTCTGCAGCATTTTTCAGGGATAGCCACATTGTCAAAAAAGTATGCTGAGAAGATAAAACCATATAATGTAAAAATTTTAGATACCCGCAAAACAATGCCTCTTTACAGGTTTCTGGAAAAATACGCGGTAAAAACCGGGGGGTGCTTTAATCACCGTTTTGGTTTGGATGACATGATTTTAATTAAAGAAAATCATATCATTTTGAATAATGGAATAAAGAACACGCTCAACATGCTTGATAAAAATTTTAAAGAAAAGAGATTGGTGGAAATTGAAGTGAAAAACCTTAAAGAACTTGAAGAAGCATTGTTTTTTTCGCCTGATATTATTATGCTTGATAATATGAAACTCAGGGACATCAGAAAAGCCCGTGAAATTGTCCCTGTAAAAATAAAACTTGAGGTTTCAGGCAACATTAATTTGAAAAATGTCAGAAAGGTTGCTGAAACAGGAGTGGATTTTATTTCTATCGGCGCGATTACACATTCTGCAAAAGCGCTGGATTTAAGTTTAATAATTAAATGA
- a CDS encoding biotin--[acetyl-CoA-carboxylase] ligase gives MKSLELSAKILKRLKTGEVISGCRLSKENNISRMAVWKRINFLKNEGYDIKSIPRKGYILADRKECFTPEEIFSKLNTKTFGRKIFFFGEVGSTNDLAYQYALKNTNEGVIFIAESQTKGRGRMGRKWFSPKEKGLWFSVILRPRINFSDITILPLLTAVSCADAINKTSALDARIKWPNDLLINNKKVGGILLEINAEIDKINFLVAGIGIDVNINKKEFPKYLGDNVSSLKIAKGSIISRVDLLVNILENLENRYQNFPENKFDIIKIYSELCCNLGKMINVETQTGIIKGEAVKVHESGCLIIRDKNGKLIKLSSGDII, from the coding sequence GTGAAATCTTTAGAATTGTCGGCGAAAATACTAAAAAGGTTAAAAACCGGGGAAGTTATTTCAGGATGCAGATTGAGTAAAGAAAATAATATATCCCGTATGGCAGTTTGGAAAAGAATTAATTTCTTAAAAAACGAAGGTTATGATATAAAATCAATACCGCGAAAAGGTTATATTCTGGCAGACAGGAAGGAATGCTTTACTCCCGAAGAAATATTTTCGAAATTAAACACGAAAACATTTGGCAGGAAGATATTTTTCTTCGGGGAAGTTGGTTCAACTAATGATTTAGCCTATCAATATGCCCTGAAAAATACTAATGAGGGGGTAATATTTATCGCCGAATCACAAACCAAAGGCCGCGGCAGAATGGGGAGAAAATGGTTTTCCCCAAAAGAAAAAGGATTATGGTTTTCAGTTATATTAAGGCCCAGGATTAATTTTTCTGATATAACAATATTACCGTTATTGACGGCTGTTTCATGCGCAGATGCGATTAATAAAACTTCAGCTTTAGATGCAAGGATAAAATGGCCTAATGATTTATTGATAAATAATAAAAAAGTCGGCGGAATACTTCTCGAGATAAATGCAGAAATCGATAAAATAAATTTTCTGGTTGCCGGGATTGGAATAGATGTAAATATAAATAAAAAAGAATTTCCAAAATACCTGGGAGATAATGTATCTTCTTTAAAAATAGCAAAAGGGAGTATAATATCCCGTGTGGATTTGCTTGTGAATATCCTGGAAAATTTGGAAAACAGGTATCAAAATTTTCCAGAAAATAAATTTGATATTATAAAAATATATTCTGAATTATGTTGCAATTTAGGGAAAATGATAAATGTGGAAACACAGACCGGAATTATAAAAGGGGAGGCAGTAAAGGTTCATGAAAGCGGGTGCTTAATTATCAGGGATAAAAATGGGAAATTGATCAAATTGAGCAGCGGGGATATTATTTAA